A region of Chelonia mydas isolate rCheMyd1 chromosome 7, rCheMyd1.pri.v2, whole genome shotgun sequence DNA encodes the following proteins:
- the TSPAN14 gene encoding tetraspanin-14, with protein MHYYRYSNPEISCWYKYLLFSYNIIFWLAGVAFLAAGLWAWSEKGVLSDLTKVTRLHGFDPVVLVLVVGGVMFVLGFAGCVGALRENICLLKFFCGAIVLIFTLELAAAVLAFLFQDWVRDRFKEFFENNIKSYRDDIDLQNLIDSLQKINHCCGAQGPDDWDLNIYFNCSTESKSREKCGVPFSCCVPDPAQKVVNTQCGYDIRAQKKNRWDNLIFTKGCIPALEAWLPRNIYIVAGAFIAISLLQIFGIFLARSLISDIEVVKASHLF; from the exons ATGCACTATTACCGATACTCTAACCCAGAAATCAGCTGTTGGTACAAATATCTGCTTTTCAGCTACAACATCATCTTCTGG CTAGCTGGAGTTGCTTTCCTAGCAGCCGGGCTTTGGGCATGGAGTGAAAAG GGTGTATTATCTGATCTCACGAAGGTAACCCGTCTCCATGGCTTTGACCCGGTGGTACTTGTCTTGGTGGTTGGAGGAGTGATGTTTGTTCTGGGATTCGCTGGTTGTGTAGGAGCACTGAGGGAAAACATCTGCCTTCTGAAGTTC TTCTGTGGAGCGATTGTACTTATATTTACGTTGGAGCTGGCTGCAGCAGTGCTGGCTTTCTTGTTCCAGGACTGGGTGAGGGACCGGTTCAAGGAATTCTTTGAGAATAACATTAAATCCTACCGAGATGACATCGACCTACAGAACCTTATTGACTCACTGCAGAAAATT AACCATTGCTGTGGTGCTCAGGGGCCAGATGACTGGGATCTTAACATTTACTTCAACTGCAGCACTGAAAGCAAAAGTCGTGAGAAGTGTGGGGTTCCCTTTTCCTGCTGTGTACCTGATCCTGCT caAAAGGTTGTGAATACGCAGTGTGGATATGACATCAGAGCACAG AAGAAAAACCGATGGGACAACTTAATTTTCACCAAGGGTTGTATCCCTGCTCTTGAAGCTTGGCTACCCCGAAACATCTACATTGTTGCAGGAGCCTTCATAGCTATCTCATTGCTACAG